One part of the Leucoraja erinacea ecotype New England chromosome 17, Leri_hhj_1, whole genome shotgun sequence genome encodes these proteins:
- the cdt1 gene encoding DNA replication factor Cdt1 — MAQARLTDYFPQTKKTKRETLPVKLRKAEPAGNGSIAGAGSPAKGRRQQQRRKVIETPPTATQTRISSRESPLPALGVGEVFKSVPAEWEGVCATPKREAEKGVSTFACLVTPSEDEQTATESGVGSAGPGPGTAGGDGQPTRTAKKRGRSHSTEETKPPLAAADPGPQRTPSARRCLVLQPQAATDRQTVTLPRPETSQPTDASAQGATISRKRMSKLPGLQDSSKRSQQTETAPGKESLCSLKSRLQRIQKLSQAATLPAPAELGTDAKSRLKRVRELGLKVEENKECKSAAGQEKESNVGERVKAPAYQRFHNLAQDVPPGLTLPFKYKVLAEMFRSMETIVSMCFNRSETVTFAKVKQGVQELMRKKFEQQNIGQIKTVYPSAYKFRQEKGIPTWSDSVKKSIYQLTIDPVFEGGDNSEGQTQLTASRMLLRRRIFSRNLTNMVKQYHKAFLASLHPPMHVPDNKLTRWHPRFNVDEVPDIDAAELPQPPDFEKLTTAQEVLDKARSMMTPKMEKALANMALKSVDTAMAATMEQKQLNVVSPRPSPSSALKGVSQSLLERIRTKEAQKIQAAMTRSPAQTEHLHMMRRLPELARILRNVFVAEKKAALNITVACNRMIDSYRSSMPLGDMEKHLRLLADIVPDWLSVHIIRKDVYLKLNKNVELFTVVEKIEKKIKDEEKA; from the exons ATGGCGCAGGCCAGACTAACCGACTATTTTCCCCAGACTAAAAAAACAAAGAGGGAGACGCTGCCTGTGAAACTGCGGAAAGCGGAGCCTGCGGGAAATGGAAGCATTGCCGGCGCTGGGTCGCCTGCAaagggacggcggcagcagcagcgaagGAAGGTGATCGAAACACCTCCGACAGCAACACAAACTCGCATTTCGAGCAGGGAAAGCCCTCTCCCAGCGCTTGGCGTTGGGGAAGTTTTTAAATCGGTGCCTGCAGAGTGGGAGGGAGTTTGCGCCACCCCGAAGCGGGAGGCTGAGAAGGGAGTCTCCACGTTTGCGTGTCTTGTGACCCCGTCCGAAGATGAGCAAACAGCCACCGAGTCTGGTGTGGGATCGGCCGGGCCTGGGCCGGGTACCGCCGGGGGAGATGGACAGCCGACCCGCACGGCCAAGAAACGCGGCCGCTCCCATTCGACCGAGGAAACGAAGCCGCCGCTGGCGGCAGCGGATCCGGGCCCGCAGCGAACTCCATCTGCCCGGAGATGTCTGGTGCTGCAGCCGCAAGCGGCAACAGATCGACAAACTGTAACACTGCCACGTCCAGAGACTTCCCAGCCCACG GATGCATCTGCTCAAGGGGCAACAATTTCACGGAAACGGATGTCCAAGCTTCCTGGATTGCAAGATTCGAGCAAGAGAAGCCAACAG ACGGAGACCGCACCTGGAAAGGAGAGTCTTTGTTCTTTAAAAAGCCGATTACAAAGAATTCAGAAGCTCAGCCAAGCAGCTACTTTACCTGCTCCTGCTGAATTGGGTACTGATGCCAAGAGTCGCCTTAAACGGGTTCGAGAACTGGGATTGAAAGTAGAAGAAAATAAAGAGTGTAAAAGCGCAGCTGGGCAGGAGAAGGAATCAAACGTGGGTGAGAG GGTGAAGGCACCAGCCTACCAGCGCTTCCACAACCTCGCACAGGATGTCCCACCAGGCTTGACCTTGCCTTTCAAGTACAAGGTGCTGGCAGAGATGTTCCGTAGTATGGAAACTATTGTGAGCATGTGTTTCAACCGCTCCGAGACCGTTACCTTTGCCAAAGTGAAACAGGGTGTTCAGGAACTGATGCGGAA aAAATTTGAACAGCAAAATATTGGACAAATTAAGACCGTTTACCCATCTGCGTACAAGTTCCGGCAGGAAAAGGGAATTCCGACTTGGAGTGACTCTGTGAAGAAATCCATCTACCAGCTCACCATCGACCCTGTTTTTGAAGGAG GGGATAATTCTGAAGGACAGACACAACTAACAGCCTCTCGCATGCTTCTACGCCGTCGGATTTTCAGCCGAAACCTTACCAACATGGTAAAGCAATACCACAAG GCATTTTTGGCTTCTCTTCACCCTCCGATGCATGTTCCAGATAACAAGCTAACACGGTGGCACCCACGCTTCAATGTGGATGAGGTTCCGGACATCGATGCTGCTGAACTTCCACAGCCTCCTGATTTTGAAAAGCTGACGACTGCTCAAGAAGTATTGGATAAAGCTCGCAGCATGATGACACCAAAG ATGGAGAAAGCTCTTGCTAACATGGCCCTAAAATCTGTTGACACTGCCATGGCTGCTACAATGGAACAAAAGCAGCTAAATGTCGTGAGTCCACGTCCAAGTCCTTCCAGTGCACTGAAAGGGGTTTCACAGAGCCTGCTCGAAAGG ATCCGTACCAAAGAAGCACAAAAAATTCAGGCAGCGATGACGAGGAGTCCTGCTCAAACCGAGCATCTTCATATGATGAGGAGACTCCCCGAGCTAGCAAGAATCTTGCGTAATGTCTTTGTGGCAGAGAAGAAAGCAGCTTTGAATATTACAGTGGCATGCAACAGAATGATTGACAGCTATCGATCTTCAATGCCCCTGG